atgtttAGAGGTTAATGAAACGTTTTTATATTTCACAATTAATTTAACAGTTACTTTTATCAAATATCTTTATTTTAAATTACTAAATAAACAGTTAACTATTAACGGTTAATGTTCATCGACTAATAGCTAGTAAAATAATGAATAACTTTAAAATAGTTATCTTATTTTAGAATAATTAATATTGCTTAAAATacctaaataagaaaaaaagtttAGTCATAATTGATGGGCTAATGAAGAATGTGAGAAACATGAATGATTTAAAAAAGATGACTGGCCATGTGGGGTTGTATAGTGCACGTACTTTTGTTCACAAAATCTTCaatgaaaattataatatattatagatataaaattgaaattattttaaggccATCACTTATTATGAATTACTTATATATAAAATTAGGGGTGTGCAAATGGTCGGTTCggtttcgaatcgaaccgaaccgataaaaataaaaaattaaaaataaaatattttaaaaatcgaaccgaaccgattgataagagaaaatcgaaccgaatcaaaccgataaatatcggttcggttcggttttaaaccgattaaatcgaaatttataaaatttcatatttttaacattaaatctaaataataaaaacaaaaaaacaaaaaaaattagaaatcaaaactcaaaaatcttaaggtttggttcggttttctttgatttcagttcggttcgattcggttcgattcaatttggttcgatttttttatttcctatatatattaataatttcggttcggttcgttttttttttatttttttatgaaaataaccgaaccgaaccgattaatccgaaattatcaaaattataaaccgaaccgaatcgattaaattttaaaatcaaaccgattgaatcgaattaatcagtttggtttgatttttcgatttaaaccgaaaactgcacacccctataTAAAATCATCCTCAAAAGGCCACTGCATTAAACAACGAACGAAAATCAAAAGATTAGCCggacaatgaattttttttatttaaatttgattaattatgataatttaaaatataaaatatataataaaactcacttattaaataaataaatctcatatatttatatttatatttatattttagactcacttatttatatttttccCATCAACTTGACCAGTGCATCTATTGATATTTTCTATAAATTTAGTAgcttataattacatataattgtaAAATTTATGAGTACAGTAATATTAttactaattaaattaattttttattagataAACATGATAATtcacttaaatttaaataagaatttaGTGGATAGATGTGTATTGCATATTATAACTATTGATTTCGAAAAAATGAACAAGGCAGAGAAAATCTATATTACCTGATTGCAAAATTGGAAGATGTTTTGCCTTCTAATAGCGGTACTATATATTAATTCTTTTtgcaatttataaatttatattaaagttgagtcttaaaaaatattttataagaataTGCCAAATAGTTTAAACGaatatttaaaaaattgtcatgcgatataattttttttacctttatttttatttttttatgtaaaaattaattaatcatgtTAAATGTTaacttttattttaatatttttaaatttaaacaattaaaatctTATCTAGTACGAAAAATaatgattatttaaaatttattttattttaattttaaaaaattttaaaattattatatttacaaTTTCACATATTATAAAACTCAGTTTATCATATTATAtctctaaaaaattatttttttaattaaatttttagtcatATTAGAAAAGGGcaaattatttttaatcattaTATTAGTATAtggatttatataataattaaatgaaaaattatttacaaaatttaaaaactaagtGTAAGAATTGTATATTAAgtctgtttatttatttattttaagattATTCACGTAATCCATTAACTATACTGACTCATACTGCCtccattaaatttataaaaagaaaaaacatattaaaagctgTCTTAATCTTATCATAAGACTGAAAATATACATACAGGTTTTGGGTGTGTGTTGTACACAAGAAAAGACACAGAACGGAACAACCCACAAGATAAAATCTCACCAATCCTCCATGTGTGGAAGACACAAGacaggaaaaaaataaaaataaaataaaatttcacaagtttttatattaatatcctagctatttgcatattatagaaTTAGGGTTGTCTCTGTATTTTCAAATAAGAATTGTGCTTGCTTCTTTTATTTTTGCAAAGTTTGACAACGTGGGCTGCTCTTTGAAAAGAGTTAGGTGTTTGATTCCTGCTTAATTTGcagatcaaatatatatatatatatatatagaaatgaATTTTCAATTCATCAACTTGATAATAATGTTTCTCTGGAAAATTTTATGGCGGTTAATAACTTGTAAACTATTGCATGCTTTATTCCATGGTGGAATCATTTCTTTCccactttcctttttttttttttttttttttttcttcttcttgttgTGGCAGTTCTACCTACTCCATGTAGAAGTGGTCAAGTGGGTTGAAAGTATGGATATAATCAttgttttcattcataaacaagcGCAAGGGATTTGGAGGATTTCACTTATCATTACTATTCTTAATTCTcaattttcttatttataatatttcttaaatattaatgattagtaaattaaaattataaatatataattgaaaatCTAGATTTATGCAATGaacttttaattcttttaattattCATTAATGATGCTTAGTCCCGCGTAACTTGGTGGCATAAGGCACTTCTCGAAACTTGGCCAAGTCAGATTCGAGGCTCTCCTTCCCCTTTTCCCTCTACCTCgacgacaaaaaaaaaaatattgattacCAATATCTAAAATCTTATCATAATTATTCAATTAAACAAAGCCTTATTATATAATCtaaatataaataatgaaatggtcTATGTTTAAGAGGAAGATGTCACTTATAAGACAATGTTTGCTTTAAAAGACGTTtctacaaattaaaaaaaaaaagaatgttcTGATGAAAAATACCTCATAATTATACTTATCATCAGCCATGCTTCTCAACTCAATCAACTATtgattaatataatattaatttttaagtattATCATTATAAATTTCATAAGTGTAAGTATAGTGGTAAAGTTTATTATGTTTTTTAAGAGATGAACTCaggtttaatttttgaaaaatatattattgagAGGAACAGctacaaatttaataaaatttatatattataaaatagaTCGATATAGAGAATATCTTGatgtaattaaaataattatttaattttaattatataataaaaatttttaatatatttttaattacaaaaattattattttttatttgaaaaatattaAAGGCTGTCTTAATCTTATCTTACTATTGAAAATATACATACAGGCATTGGGAGTGTGTTGTACACAAGAAAAGGCACAAGGAACGGAACAACACACAAGATAAAagctaaaaattataatattttattaaaatataattattttatatactttaattaaattttgaaatattaaaaaatttcaattctttatttaaaaatttaattgttttttaaaaaaagtattctattttttcataattcaacAAGGGTTGTCAAAATTTTCACCCTCGACAaaagtttaattattaaataataatgataagtgGAAAACTTTTTAAAGTAATAATTAGATTTTTGATAAATTTTCTTGGGTAATTTCTGTCACTCAGAGGTGAAAAGAGAGATCTTCCAAGAATCACCAGTGTGCCTAGTGGCCTGAAATTGCCATTTATTAATTATGAACAGTGAAAAGTAGTAATGGGTGCCAAGtttgacaatatatatatatatatatatatatatatatatatatatatatatatagatgaatGACCTCTGGCCTTCCTGTCTTCTTCTCCTTTGTCAATTTTGTTTGCTTACCTTTAATTATGCTCATCTTAATTTGGCTCGTAATCCATTAAAAAAGATTACATTATCATGACTTTTTCCATCAATATCTATATCATTTTCAGATCTTTTACAAGTGGCCTTTTAATAAATTTCCAATTTCTTCCAAAGGTCAATTTTTACAATTATTTCTGAGaagaataacaataatttaaaaaaaaaaaaaaaaattcaagcaaGGACAATTCAAAGCTAAAGCTTAAAATAAAACATTATATTGGCTATAAATAAACATCCCTCTTTGTGCTAGGACAAACACACACAAATTAACCAGCAGCCATGGCTAGTATTACTCCTCTCCTTTTGATCTCTTGTGTGTTGCTTGCTTCTTGCTTTAGTGCCATTGAAGCACAAAAAAAACCTCCTATTGTGAATGGTCTCTCCTGGACTTTCTACAAATCTAGCTGTCCTAAAGTTGAATCCATTATCAGAAAGGAGCTCAAGAAACTGTTCAAGAAGGATGTTGGACAAGCTGCAGGCTTGCTTCGTCTCCACTTCCATGACTGCTTCGTTCAGGTGactgactatatatatatatatatatatatatatatatatatatatatctttcgatattattttttcttaatttcttGAATATATATAGCTAGATTTTCTCCGTTGATCCTTCAGCCAGCAGATCGAAATAGTTCTTGATCTTTATCCATTCATTCGTCCCTTTTTCAATTTCCATATACGTGGCTAGTAGAGTTTGTAGATGCCTGCTTAAGCGAATGATATTCAAACTCGAGACACCTAAGCTAGAGCTCTGTAGCCCTGTcaaagaattatttaaatggtcaCTGTCatgtatttttttaaatgaattgTTTTTTTCTTCTTGGATAACGCCTGTCAGGGATGCGATAGCTCGGTGTTGCTTGATGGATCAGCTGGTGGACCAAGCGAGAAGTCTGAACTTCCTAACTTGACCTTGAGGAAAGAGGCTTTTAAAATCATCAACAACCTCCGCCAGATCGTCCACAAAGAATGTGGCCGTGTCGTCTCTTGCTCTGACATCGTCGCAATCGCTGCCCGTGATTCAGTTTTCTTGGTAATCACCTAATTGCAATTAACTTCACGGTTTTAAAGATGACTCTCATATTGTTATTGAGGTTCACTTGGTTTCTTTTGTGGGTTGCAGACCGGTGGCCCTGACTACGACGTCCCCTTGGGAAGGCGAGATGGAGTAAATTTCGCTCAAGTGAATCAAACTTTTGTAGACCTGGTAGGACCTGACGCTAACACTACTACAATTCTCATCAAGCTTGCCCGGAAAAACCTTGACGCCACCGATGCAGTGGCCCTCTCAGGTGCCCACACCATTGGCATTGGCCACTGCACATCCTTCACTGACCGTCTTTACCCAACCCAAGATCCTACCATGGACAAAACCTTCGCCAATAATCTCAAGCTAACTTGTCCAAAATCAGACACCAGTAATACAACTTTCTTGGACATTCGATCCCCTAATAAATTTGACAACAAGTACTACGTTGATCTCATGAACCGCCAGGGTCTATTTACTTCGGACCAAGACTTGTACACTGATAAGAGGACAAGGGGCATTGTGACTAGCTTCGCTATTAATGAAAAATTGTTCTTTGAGAAATTCGTGCTTTCCATGATCAAAATGGGGCAACTGAACGTTTTGACAGGGAAACAAGGGGAAATTCGTGCCAATTGCTCTCTCAGGAATTCTGATAACAAGTATTTGGTGTCTGTGACAGAAGAGGAGGTGGGATCATCTGCTGAAATGAGATAAATTAAGAAGTGCATCACTGTAATTGGCAGCTACTATAGCTAGGAATAAAGAGGTTGTTTCCAGGCGGCAGCAAGTGAAGTGTGTGCTCGAGTTTgtgcatgtttttttttttttttgggagttTTTGTACCAAGTATATTGTCTTTTTTGTTAATAAACTTGTTGGCTGACTGGGCTCTGTGAAAATAAAGTACTGATCAGTGAGTAAGTGGAAAGTGAGACCTATCGTTCTTGGTTGATCAAATTGCTGTTGGTTGAAGctgatttatatatttttttaaggcATTTGGTTGTGCTGATGAAATCTTTGATCTCtttcttgatttttattttgatatataaaaattttattaataaatgactTGGAAAAACTTAACATGGGATTGCCTTCATCTAGTTCTCAAGACATCATGGACCTGAACTTGATCCTTCAATCCAAGACAACACATTCAAAGAGTCCATTACAAAAATTAGGCTTTCTGCATTACCACCGGATGGGTAGATTTTGGGCTGAGATCTCCAAAGCCTTTAGCACCGCTCGTAATTTAGCTGCTTTAGATTCAGTACACCAGTTGGGCaagaaaatagataaaataaattaaaaagaaaaaaatataacaaaagagaaaatttttgatGCATGAAATCGTTTGCAGGTTATGGGTCAACCTATCATTTTGAAACATGAGCAAATTCGATTACCCAGCTTTTGTTTgtgttattataatttttttttaataattatttatttttatgtctttatttttaataaaataattattttttatataaatttaatcatttatatatgtattttttttaattgaattttcatttaatatgggCAAGCTAAAATCATGcttccatgatataattactcgtGGGGTTGCGCCGTCGTGATATGCCAATTGCGCCAAGGACCTGCATTACAGCTTTTCGCGGTTAAACATGCCGTTTGCTATGCtggaatttaaaatataaaataaataaattttatataaaatttattcattaataaatttttatatttaatatattaaaatttaaaatatatatttgaattgaattttataaaattatatttgaaataaatgcagaattaaaattttatttatatttatttttaaaaatattcttaACATATTAatcttataaaataaataataaatttataattatatttattttacttaacATAATAATCTTGTATGTATATTTTACTTATATCCAATTCGGtagaattataattcttttttttttttttccaaacatCAAATTTTGGATTGAAAATGAATTCCACAAACATTCCAAACACTACGTAAGTGAATTTATTCATGCcttaaaaaaatcatttataaaaaaaataaaaaaaaatccaatttttaattttaataaaatcctCATAAATTGAtaattgtaatttttatttttcaagtttCTAGAATTTCACAATTTATGCAAATTAAAGATAAATATGTCCTGATAAAGGAAATGAGACAAAGAAAAATATATTcagaaatatatttaatttaatttttaattaaaaatatattctattttaacaaaaataatgacaaaaataattttaaaattccagtttaaattttaagaattctaAATTTCAACAGTGTTTCAAATTAAAaacatttttttcaaaatttttaatgaaaattaataatacACAACTCAGTAGCTAAACTCAATAACACATAAATTAAAGCAAGCTAAACTCTCCTAAGAGTTTGCTATGTGGCATTTTAaatgataatttatttataatatataattaatttaatttcattaaaattttttatttttttaactaattattcaattattttaaattataattaaattattaattccgtATAGGTAAATTACATATTacatattattaaataattactcttttaatgttataataaatagtaatgagttacaatattattcctttttttttgcataattttattttttaatattaatattatttttagaataataataatattattaaataaagataataatttattttattatatttaatatattaattaggaGGACATacaaattttgatattttaaaatgataaaaatattatataatttattcaattttaattaaactatttcatatatttaataaatattataattattattattaaatcttAATTGAAAAATTTGACAAATAAAATGTTTAGattacataaaaaaataataaaaaaatataaagtaattaataataattttaaaatattattttattttcatatatattaaaattaaaaatatatcattaaaattatttataaaattattattagctaTGTATAAATGCACATATAGTTTTATAGTTATTTAATATTTTCCAAGCACATACTCTCTtttcataaatatataaattctaccctcttataaatttaaaaaaaaaaaatttttaaaaataaaattttctaagagattatttttttttatcaagataTCTAAAAGAATATTATTAGCTACGTGTAAATATAcgggcaatttaattttcctaatgtatattataaataaaataaaaaaaaaaaaactgtgtaGTATAGTTGGATTTCTGAAAACCACTGCCAATTTTTTAGAAGTATAGGCCCAGCCCATCCAAGAGAGCAGGACTACCTTCAGGCCATTTAGTATTGATTTTAAGATTAAAGAAAAtgcttttttttaatattttaaaatattttaaaaaaatattttagaaagttattttttattaattttacaatttaatatataaaattatttttaattaattttttatattatcaaattaatatattaaaaaaatttcaacaataattttaatatcaataCCAAATATTCAGACTCATACTCTTATGTATATGTTCAAACTATTCACTTAATaagaaattattgaaattaaattcaatttaattatattgaatttggttttcataatttgaaatttcatttttcaaatattttgatttaattagaaattaaacccatttaaaaaaaacatttatttacctcaataatcaaaacaccaGCACTTGAGCTTATTTGGGGTTGCAATTTCAATCTATCTTTTAACATATTATTTtaaatacaattaaaatttttaaaaataattaattattttatttttttaatcaaaatttaacttaaaattgatattaataactctaattaatatatttaatataatattttctcAACgactattttaataataatgttaaattaaCCCTTAAAAAAAATactgaaaaatgaaatttaatttaaaaaaatataggaataaattaaagaaaaaaaattaattacctTCAAACAACCGCGTTAGCGAAGGAAGAGACCAGGTCGGCAACAGAATCCTTGAATGAAATATTTTGtggttggctgaaagaaatagaaaatacagaaaatttgaaaaataatttaaaaatacagggataaattatatatatatatatatatatatatatatatatatatatatatatatatatatatagaagtgggTCTCAACTAAACTCCtttcatttaaataataaaaaattttctagTTAAGTCCTCTTAATTTCAGGcaataatttaaaattcaaagaggGGTTTAATctgattatatataataatttaatatatattacttacctaataaaattaaattcgagttttatcttttaatttttattaaaaaaattaacaaaagggaaataattaaaaaaaaaatcccaacaAGAAATCAAAGTAGGAAGGGAATATTATGATTATATTGTATCTTTTTGAAACAATTATAGTAATTCAACAAATGAATGAGTAATTAGAAAATGAGGTGAACACTTGTAAAACCACAAGAAGTCAAGTCATGATATAAGGTTCTTTTGAAAATGCATGCCAAATTGCCAAAAGGCAAAGAATATTGCTGCTCATGCCACAAATGTAATGATGGTGCTTGCTTAGTGACAACAATTGGAACCAAACTCTTTTTATATGAGAAAGTGAAGTTAATTAATTGATTCTCTTTGTATTGTCTTTTGCTTGAAAATTGTCTACCCTTTCATACCTATGTTTCAATGCCCCCATAATACTAAATTCTCAATTTTGTGGACTGGGATTTTCAATGGCCCAATTACATAAATTTCTCTACCtacttgcttttttttttttttttttttgggtataaGCATAACCATTGCATCCATATTCCTTTCAATATCCTTAGAATGAGATGCATGTGCAATGTAATTTAATTTGCATGTGCAATATAATTTAATTTCCCTCCTACCTCTAAAATTTCCCTATATTATAtaccaaaagaaatatttatggcAAGAAATTATGTTCCAATTGCTTGAGATTATGATCAATTAGATTGTGTATTTGGATATCACAATACAATTATATCGAAATTATGCTCCAATTGCTTGAGTTTATGATCAATTAGATTGTGTATTTGGATATCTGATACAATTATATCGCATGTCAATTGAATATTTATGAAAATAAGGATATCTCATATgcttattttttaaattcaatggatAAACGATGAATCGATAATAAATGGTGATTGAGTTAGACAATGGGAGATAATTATCTCTCTTTCActgtaaaaataaataattttaaaataaatagatatgAAGACTTAAATTTGAGATCTCCTCACTTTTTATATCTCAAAGacgaagaaaaattaattaaattacttttaatttAGTGCATAACACAACAAGCAAGATATCCCATATCTTTGTTTTGGTATAACTTTTGAAAATCACTTATTTTATAATGAAAAGTCTTATTTGGTAGACCAATATATTAAAGACTTTGGAAATTATATTACTAGTCATTTTAAGAACTAAGATTATACAAAAGATGAGGCTGTCTATACATATCCCAAGAATAGcataaaaaattctaataaaaacatCATTTAGGgaaaaagttcaaaaaattcATCATATGATTTAAGTCAATGTTGATGAAAAGGTCTATGATTTCTAGTATGATCATGGCTATATTAGATTAATGCTtcaagaaaaaaaaggaagatTATGGCCAAGCCAAAAGCTCCCATGTAAAAAACAGGAAAGGCCCACAAAGCACTAACACCCCCAACATTGGCATAAAGAGGAAGATAAGAGTGTTGCTTTTGATAAAGGCAAGATTGGCCTATTAAAAATTGACCTTGATTCAGTACTCTCCTCTTATTTCCTTGCCAAAAGCATGGGCACCTTTTCTTTATCAAACCTATCCTGTTTAATCTCTAAGGCCTAAACATTATCATCATCTGGGCCCATACCCCTAGCTGTAGGTCAGTGGGTCCTTATCACCACGTGAACCTCTTTCTCCGATCATTGATGATGGCATATTTGTACTCTCCAGGTCCCACCTCTCCACCACCATCCTCACTGGCTCTCATGATTCCTTCTCAAAAATGAATCCTCTCAGCATCAGCACATGGTCTGCCACCACACTGGATCACCATGTAATAATACCTCAAAAAATCACCACCTTACATTGTTTGTCCAATCCAATTATATTGACGTGCATGTGAACATAGCATTTACAATGTTCCCTCATTATATAAATAACCAAAACTTGTCAATTTGGTAAGCAACAAAAAACAACCAGTTTCGAGCTCTTGGCGTTGGTGGTGTTGGTAGTGTTGGTGATGGAGAAGAGCAAGTCATACCCAGAATACTCATCATCTTTCTCTGGAGAATTTGGGTTCGAAGATGGATCAAATTCGTATAGCTTCAACGGGCCATGTCAGAAGGCGAATGGATTTGCAACATCAAACGATCCAGAggtgaagagaaagaagagaataGCTTCATATAATGTGTTCACCATGGAAGGGAAGCTTAAATCTGGTGTAAGAAATAGCTTCAAGTGGATCAAGAGCAAGTTCAGCACTACTGATCATGTTCGTTATGGTATGTAAATGGTTAAAATTCTGCTTATTTGGGGATCAGAGAGAAGGAAATTTTCTCTCCTTGGAAGACTAGAGAAGCTAAGAGTGTTATGATTTTGTGTTGTTTTGGTCTTTTTAGCTTGGAATATGCTTGCCATGCATCATACGAGAGTTTGGTTGGTCATTTGTATGttggagaaaagaaaaatccCTTCTCTCCTTTCATTTCTTTCTTGGTCTTAAACTCCTGCAATTTCCCTAGTTCTTCTGTATCTATTATACACTCCATTTAGAAAGAAAACAGCATAGGCAAGAATTTCCAGAGACGATGATGGTGATGATCATAATTACAATCAGTCACAATGATAATAGatataatattgataataaatcGAATTAATACTGCATACTTGAATCCATTCAAAGGAATTTAAGTTTTTTCCCTCATAAATCATTttatccaatatatatatatatatttatataatgaaAAAGCTTCATATGGATCAATTAATTTTTAGCTGATTTTGAGTTAAATGCATCTCCAACATTTCCTCAGCCAATAGCACTAGCAAAGGTGAAGAAGCATGCTCAAGCTGAAGAATAGAGGAAAGAGTAGGCTATTTtggaatattttatttcattaaatttaattaaaacgaATTTAAATGGTATATAATTAAGATTGAAATAGGttttaatttaagttttaaaGTGTTAGTGTCtttattcaaatttatttataaatatataaatatatatttataataattaatatttatatatttttatatattatattttgaataaatataattaaaatatttttatataaattattaattaaaatatataaaattaatatatcttATTTGATATTTTAAACAATAACGCTAAACCTACCCTTGAGTTGTGGAAGAAGACAAACAAATTGACGCTCTATTTATTTTgtgatttttccttttttttttaatagttgaATATAACTAAATTAACAAAAAACAtttataaacattataattaaatagtaaaaaatattttttttaaaaataatttttataaaaaata
This is a stretch of genomic DNA from Hevea brasiliensis isolate MT/VB/25A 57/8 chromosome 12, ASM3005281v1, whole genome shotgun sequence. It encodes these proteins:
- the LOC110633993 gene encoding peroxidase 12 encodes the protein MASITPLLLISCVLLASCFSAIEAQKKPPIVNGLSWTFYKSSCPKVESIIRKELKKLFKKDVGQAAGLLRLHFHDCFVQGCDSSVLLDGSAGGPSEKSELPNLTLRKEAFKIINNLRQIVHKECGRVVSCSDIVAIAARDSVFLTGGPDYDVPLGRRDGVNFAQVNQTFVDLVGPDANTTTILIKLARKNLDATDAVALSGAHTIGIGHCTSFTDRLYPTQDPTMDKTFANNLKLTCPKSDTSNTTFLDIRSPNKFDNKYYVDLMNRQGLFTSDQDLYTDKRTRGIVTSFAINEKLFFEKFVLSMIKMGQLNVLTGKQGEIRANCSLRNSDNKYLVSVTEEEVGSSAEMR
- the LOC110633969 gene encoding uncharacterized protein LOC110633969; protein product: MEKSKSYPEYSSSFSGEFGFEDGSNSYSFNGPCQKANGFATSNDPEVKRKKRIASYNVFTMEGKLKSGVRNSFKWIKSKFSTTDHVRYGM